The following coding sequences are from one Scomber scombrus chromosome 20, fScoSco1.1, whole genome shotgun sequence window:
- the tmem14ca gene encoding transmembrane protein 14C: MSVDWVGYGYAALVASGGVMGYVKAGSVPSLAAGLLFGGLAGFGAYQVSNDPNNIWVSLGTSGSLAAVMGKRFYGSRKFMPAGLVAGASLLMIGKLSMALLQKPQES; encoded by the exons ATGTCTGTGGACTGGGTAGGATATGGATACGCAGCCCTCGTCGCATCCGGGGGAGTGATGGGTTACGTGAAAGCAG GCAGCGTCCCCTCCCTGGCTGCTGGTCTTCTCTTCGGGGGCCTCGCAGGTTTTGGTGCCTACCAGGTCTCCAATGACCCCAATAATATTTGGGTGTCCCTTG GAACATCAGGCAGTCTGGCTGCCGTCATGGGAAAAAGATTCTATGGATCCAGGAAGTTTATGCCAGCTGGCTTGGTGGCTGGAGCAAG TCTCCTGATGATTGGGAAGCTTAGTATGGCGTTGCTCCAGAAACCCCAGGAGTCATAA